CATCAGCGACCAACAAACCGGATCGTGCGATTGACCCGAATAGGCAAGGTGTTGTTGTGCTTCATAGGAATTTTTCCAAACTCCGGTAAAGAAGAATTCACCGGTCGATCGGTCGAAACGCAGCTCTTTCGGTGTTGCATTGACGACCCCTTCCCAAGTATGTATTACCGGACCAGACGCTAATAAATCGATTTCGGTATCGAACTCATAGTTTAACTTCATTTGCATGAAATCCGAGTAGCCATTCTGATAACCGAACTTGAGAAAAAACTCCCGCGCTTTTTCGATTCCGAGCATTTCGATTAACTCATAACGAAGCAAACCAATC
This genomic stretch from bacterium harbors:
- a CDS encoding XylR N-terminal domain-containing protein, with product MKASDFNLPKDLQFDFDNGQTSFKTSRLVLFDAGAIGLLRYELIEMLGIEKAREFFLKFGYQNGYSDFMQMKLNYEFDTEIDLLASGPVIHTWEGVVNATPKELRFDRSTGEFFFTGVWKNSYEAQQHLAYSGQSHDPVCWSLMGYASGWCSAFFGKKLIAIEPVCAGKGDEHCEWKIQPPSAWGPEAEPYIQALKGF